From the genome of Alphaproteobacteria bacterium, one region includes:
- a CDS encoding FTR1 family protein → MGAALVIVFREVLEAALVVGIVLAATEGVPGRLTRILAGVAAGVAGAVAVAFSAGTIASAVAGMGQEVFNATVLFAAVAMLAWHNIWMSRHAGAEARHVAALGEAVAAGGRPLKALTLLVALAVLREGSEVVLFLYGIAAGAGAEGMWPILSGGALGVVAGAAAGVALYLGLVRIPTRHLFKVTSWMILLVAAGMAAQGAGFLVQAGFLPALVPSVWDTSAILSERGMVGQLLHTLVGYIARPDGMQVLFYAGTILILGGAMRLTARKSGPPGTTAALAAVSEP, encoded by the coding sequence ATGGGCGCAGCACTGGTCATCGTCTTTCGCGAGGTGCTGGAGGCCGCCCTGGTCGTCGGCATCGTCTTGGCCGCGACCGAAGGCGTGCCGGGGCGACTGACCCGGATTCTCGCCGGGGTCGCGGCGGGCGTGGCCGGTGCGGTCGCCGTCGCATTCTCGGCCGGGACCATCGCGTCGGCGGTTGCGGGAATGGGGCAGGAGGTGTTCAACGCCACGGTGCTGTTTGCGGCGGTGGCCATGCTCGCCTGGCACAATATCTGGATGAGCCGGCACGCCGGGGCGGAAGCCCGGCACGTGGCGGCGCTCGGGGAGGCGGTTGCCGCCGGCGGGCGACCGCTGAAAGCCCTGACGCTTCTGGTCGCGCTGGCGGTTCTGCGCGAAGGCTCGGAGGTTGTACTGTTCCTCTATGGCATTGCGGCCGGCGCGGGTGCCGAGGGCATGTGGCCGATCCTGTCCGGCGGTGCGCTGGGGGTTGTCGCCGGTGCGGCGGCAGGGGTCGCCCTCTATCTCGGCCTCGTCCGGATCCCGACGCGGCACCTGTTCAAGGTCACGAGTTGGATGATCCTGCTGGTGGCCGCCGGCATGGCTGCCCAGGGCGCGGGATTTCTGGTCCAGGCCGGTTTTCTGCCGGCCCTGGTCCCGTCCGTCTGGGATACCTCGGCAATCCTCTCCGAGCGCGGGATGGTCGGGCAACTCCTCCACACGCTCGTCGGCTATATCGCCCGTCCGGACGGGATGCAGGTTCTGTTCTACGCCGGCACGATCCTGATCCTGGGGGGAGCGATGCGCCTGACGGCGCGGAAGTCCGGTCCGCCCGGCACCACCGCGGCACTTGCGGCCGTGTCCGAGCCCTGA
- a CDS encoding cupredoxin domain-containing protein, translated as MSRISAILAVACACIAAGAVAARADDAPVLTIKQHQFEPAELAVPAGQEVRLVVRNLDATPEEFESEDLNREKVIPGGGEATILIGPLDAGTYTFVGEFHEATAKGRIVAK; from the coding sequence ATGAGTCGGATTTCCGCCATTCTCGCTGTCGCATGCGCGTGCATTGCGGCCGGTGCCGTTGCCGCACGGGCCGACGATGCCCCCGTGCTGACGATCAAGCAGCACCAGTTCGAACCCGCCGAACTCGCGGTTCCGGCGGGGCAGGAGGTTCGCCTGGTCGTGCGCAATCTCGACGCGACCCCGGAAGAGTTCGAGAGCGAAGACCTCAACCGCGAGAAGGTGATTCCCGGCGGTGGCGAGGCGACGATTTTGATCGGGCCGCTCGATGCCGGAACCTATACCTTTGTCGGCGAGTTCCACGAGGCGACGGCCAAGGGCCGGATCGTCGCGAAATAG
- a CDS encoding 4-hydroxyphenylacetate 3-hydroxylase: MLTGQEYRKSLNDNRRVFYDGALIDVSSHPSLTRSIDQAAATYDRFYDPAPGAISAYFQAPASAQELMRHAALKVDTLTSLTYTSLMTLLTSADRIQAIRPQGTEAIRAYVKDFQRRDLRIAECITDAKGDRAKSPSKQEDPDAYVRVVERGSDGVVIRGAKLHISGAALAHELMVIPTKSMKPGEEDYAIACTVPVDATGVKIVNVTSRPRNEADFRDAPISADDHGDVAFVIFDDVFVPNERIFLNGEVEAAAIFAHSLGLWVRINGLKNMADEADMMVGFGQLIAEANGLDRADNIRSKIADMVIHATLVRATLEAALANASVSADGVVAPNELYANAGKYQGAAGRAQMIQHLQDIAGGSLVTAPSTLDLENAEVGHLVRKYMTTKQSIDGQYRTRLFLALRDLTSSAYAGHQAVTILQSGGGLHAQRIVTRSRYDMKAARQRALSAAGLDDPTG, translated from the coding sequence ATGCTGACCGGCCAGGAATACCGCAAATCCCTGAACGACAACCGCCGCGTGTTTTACGACGGCGCGTTGATCGACGTGAGCAGCCATCCGAGCCTGACCCGTTCCATCGACCAGGCCGCGGCCACCTATGACCGGTTCTACGACCCGGCGCCCGGGGCGATCAGCGCCTATTTCCAGGCGCCGGCGTCCGCCCAGGAGCTGATGCGGCACGCGGCGCTGAAGGTCGATACCCTCACCAGCCTGACCTACACCTCGCTGATGACGCTCTTGACCTCGGCCGACCGCATCCAGGCGATCCGCCCGCAGGGGACCGAGGCGATCCGCGCCTATGTGAAGGATTTCCAGCGCCGCGACCTGCGCATTGCCGAGTGCATCACCGATGCCAAGGGCGACCGCGCCAAATCCCCCTCCAAGCAGGAGGACCCCGACGCCTATGTCCGCGTCGTCGAGCGCGGCTCGGACGGCGTGGTGATCCGGGGAGCGAAGCTGCACATTTCCGGCGCGGCGCTGGCGCACGAGTTGATGGTGATCCCGACCAAGTCGATGAAGCCGGGCGAGGAAGACTATGCCATCGCCTGCACCGTGCCGGTGGACGCGACCGGCGTGAAGATCGTCAACGTCACGTCGCGCCCACGCAACGAGGCCGATTTCCGCGACGCACCGATTTCCGCCGACGACCATGGCGATGTCGCCTTCGTCATCTTCGACGACGTGTTCGTGCCGAACGAGCGCATCTTCCTGAACGGCGAGGTCGAGGCCGCGGCGATCTTCGCCCACTCCCTGGGCCTCTGGGTGCGCATCAACGGGCTGAAGAACATGGCGGACGAGGCGGACATGATGGTCGGCTTCGGCCAGTTGATCGCCGAGGCGAATGGGCTCGACCGCGCCGACAACATCCGCTCGAAGATCGCCGACATGGTCATCCACGCCACGCTGGTGCGCGCGACGCTGGAAGCGGCTCTGGCCAATGCCAGCGTCAGCGCCGACGGCGTGGTCGCGCCGAACGAGCTTTACGCCAACGCGGGCAAATACCAGGGCGCGGCCGGCCGGGCGCAGATGATCCAGCATTTGCAGGATATCGCCGGCGGCTCGCTGGTGACCGCGCCCTCGACGCTCGACCTGGAGAATGCGGAGGTGGGGCATCTGGTGCGCAAATACATGACCACCAAACAGTCGATCGACGGGCAATACCGCACCCGGCTGTTCCTGGCGCTGCGCGACCTGACCTCCAGCGCCTATGCCGGGCATCAGGCGGTGACGATCCTGCAAAGCGGCGGCGGCCTGCACGCCCAGCGCATCGTCACGCGGTCGCGCTATGACATGAAGGCGGCGCGGCAGAGGGCGCTGTCCGCGGCAGGGCTCGACGATCCCACCGGCTGA
- a CDS encoding class II fumarate hydratase — translation MSTRTERDAFGEVAVAADKYWGAQTERGRTVFTIGTQAAPVEVARAFGLQKLAAARANRRLGELPDDLAAAIEQAAEEVAGGRFDDHFPLPVWQVGSGTAFNMNANEVIANRANELLGSALGSKSPVHPNDHVNRGQSSNDSFPTVMHIAAALALRDRLLPALALLHGDLARKAEAFADIVRVARTHLQDAVPMTLGQAFGGYARQVELGRDRVEAALAGLMPLAQGGTAVGTGLNAAPGFDRAFAEEISTLTGLPFHPNRNKFEGMGAHDAMVEASGHLNTVAASLVRIANDIRLLGAGPRAGLAELVIPHDGLTSSIMPGKRNPTLAEALVQVCYRVMGNHVTVTHAGAAGTFELNVAKPVILDAVLQSAKLMADAVTAFAEHLVRGIAANRERLAHYVEHSIMAATALNPHLGYETVAKIVQKAMDDDSSPKAAAVALGLLSAEEYDRLTAAFWRS, via the coding sequence ATGTCCACCCGCACCGAACGCGACGCTTTCGGCGAGGTAGCGGTCGCCGCCGACAAATACTGGGGCGCCCAGACCGAGCGCGGCCGCACCGTCTTCACCATCGGCACCCAGGCCGCGCCGGTGGAAGTCGCGCGCGCCTTCGGCCTGCAAAAGCTGGCCGCCGCCCGTGCCAACCGCCGCCTGGGCGAACTGCCGGACGATCTCGCCGCCGCCATCGAACAGGCGGCAGAGGAGGTGGCCGGCGGCCGCTTCGACGACCATTTCCCGCTGCCGGTCTGGCAGGTGGGCTCCGGCACCGCGTTCAACATGAACGCCAACGAGGTGATCGCCAACCGCGCCAACGAGTTGCTGGGTTCGGCCCTTGGCAGCAAGAGCCCGGTGCATCCGAACGACCATGTCAACAGGGGCCAGTCCTCGAACGACAGCTTTCCGACCGTCATGCATATCGCGGCCGCGCTGGCCTTGCGCGACCGGCTGCTGCCGGCGCTGGCGCTGCTGCACGGCGACCTCGCGCGGAAGGCCGAGGCGTTTGCGGACATTGTCCGCGTCGCGCGCACCCATTTGCAGGACGCGGTGCCGATGACGCTCGGCCAAGCGTTCGGTGGCTATGCGCGTCAGGTCGAACTGGGGCGGGACCGGGTCGAGGCGGCCCTGGCTGGGCTGATGCCGCTCGCCCAGGGCGGCACCGCGGTCGGCACCGGCCTGAACGCCGCGCCGGGCTTCGACCGCGCGTTCGCGGAGGAAATCTCCACGCTCACGGGCCTGCCCTTCCACCCCAACCGGAACAAATTCGAGGGCATGGGCGCCCATGACGCCATGGTCGAGGCCAGCGGCCATCTGAACACGGTCGCCGCCTCGCTGGTGCGGATTGCCAACGACATCCGCCTGCTGGGCGCCGGCCCGCGGGCGGGGCTGGCCGAACTGGTGATCCCGCATGACGGGCTCACCTCCTCGATCATGCCCGGCAAGCGCAACCCGACCCTGGCGGAGGCGCTGGTGCAGGTGTGCTATCGCGTCATGGGCAACCATGTCACCGTCACCCATGCGGGCGCCGCCGGCACGTTCGAACTGAACGTGGCCAAGCCGGTGATCCTGGACGCGGTGTTGCAGTCCGCCAAGCTGATGGCCGACGCGGTGACGGCGTTTGCCGAACACCTTGTCCGCGGCATCGCGGCGAACCGCGAGCGGCTGGCCCATTATGTCGAGCACTCGATCATGGCCGCGACCGCGTTGAACCCGCATCTGGGGTACGAGACCGTGGCGAAGATCGTGCAAAAGGCCATGGACGACGACAGCAGCCCGAAAGCCGCCGCGGTGGCGCTGGGGCTGCTGTCGGCCGAGGAGTATGACCGGCTGACGGCGGCGTTCTGGCGCTCGTGA
- the ruvB gene encoding Holliday junction branch migration DNA helicase RuvB, with protein sequence MTEPDPILRPDPLPEDDAPAADRALRPQSLDDFTGQAEARQNLRVFVEAARRRGQAMDHLLLYGPPGLGKTTLAQIVARELGVNFRMTSGPVIARPGDLAAVLTNLEARDVLFIDEIHRLSPVVEEILYPAMEDFELDLVIGEGPAARTVRIDLQPFTLIGATTRLGLLTTPLRDRFGIPIRLEFYTHAELARIVGRAAHLMGLRTEADGIAEIAARARGTPRVAGRLLRRVADFALVETEGHLTHALAQRALERLGVDARGLDSADRRYLTVLAEHYGGGPVGVETIAAALSEARDAIEEVIEPYLMQEGFVARTPRGRLLTGHAWAHLGLPLPRGAAQPDMFGGGEA encoded by the coding sequence ATGACCGAACCCGACCCGATCCTGCGCCCGGACCCGCTGCCGGAGGACGATGCCCCGGCCGCCGACCGTGCGCTGCGGCCGCAAAGCCTGGACGACTTCACCGGCCAGGCCGAGGCCAGGCAAAACCTGCGCGTGTTCGTCGAGGCCGCCCGCCGGCGCGGTCAGGCGATGGACCATTTGCTGCTCTACGGCCCGCCCGGCCTCGGCAAGACGACGCTGGCGCAGATCGTGGCGCGCGAACTGGGTGTGAATTTCCGCATGACCTCCGGCCCGGTGATCGCGCGGCCCGGCGACCTGGCGGCGGTGCTGACCAATCTCGAAGCGCGCGACGTGCTGTTCATCGACGAAATCCACCGCCTGAGCCCGGTGGTCGAGGAAATCCTCTACCCCGCCATGGAGGATTTCGAACTGGACCTGGTGATCGGCGAAGGGCCTGCGGCGCGCACCGTGCGCATCGACCTGCAACCCTTCACCCTGATCGGCGCCACCACCCGGCTGGGCCTGCTGACGACGCCGCTGCGCGACCGCTTCGGCATCCCCATCCGCCTGGAATTCTACACCCATGCGGAACTGGCCCGGATCGTCGGCCGCGCCGCGCACCTGATGGGCCTGCGGACCGAGGCCGACGGCATCGCCGAGATCGCCGCCCGCGCCCGCGGCACGCCGCGTGTCGCCGGCCGGCTGCTGCGCCGCGTCGCCGACTTCGCCCTGGTCGAGACCGAGGGGCATCTGACCCACGCGCTGGCGCAGCGGGCGCTGGAGCGCCTGGGCGTCGACGCCCGCGGCCTGGACAGCGCCGACCGCCGCTACCTGACCGTGCTGGCCGAGCACTATGGCGGCGGCCCGGTCGGGGTCGAGACCATCGCCGCCGCACTCTCCGAAGCCCGCGACGCCATCGAAGAGGTGATCGAGCCCTATCTGATGCAGGAAGGCTTCGTCGCCCGCACGCCCCGCGGCCGGCTGCTGACCGGCCACGCCTGGGCGCATCTGGGCCTGCCCCTTCCCAGAGGCGCAGCGCAACCCGACATGTTCGGAGGTGGGGAGGCTTGA
- the ruvA gene encoding Holliday junction branch migration protein RuvA, translating to MIGKITGVVDYIAEDHVLIEAAGIGYNVYCAPGTLAVLPPPGQVASLYTELVVREDLLQLLGFRTVAEREWHRLLTTVQGVGAKASLSILGTLGAEGVSRAIALGDSGAIRRAPGVGPKLAQRIAHELKDKAPAVMALGAQASWLAAPRGGVAVAADAPPPAQEPAPDTAADAAATADALSALINLGYDRSEAARAVAEAAAEAESPSAEGLIKAALKALARAL from the coding sequence ATGATCGGCAAGATTACCGGCGTGGTCGATTACATCGCCGAGGACCACGTGCTGATCGAGGCCGCGGGCATCGGCTACAACGTCTACTGCGCCCCCGGCACGCTCGCGGTCCTGCCGCCGCCGGGGCAGGTCGCCAGCCTCTACACCGAACTGGTGGTGCGGGAGGATCTGCTGCAACTGCTGGGCTTCCGCACTGTGGCGGAGCGGGAATGGCACCGGCTGCTGACCACGGTGCAGGGCGTGGGCGCCAAGGCCTCGCTGTCGATCCTGGGCACGTTGGGCGCCGAAGGGGTGAGCCGCGCCATCGCGCTCGGCGACAGCGGCGCCATCCGCCGGGCGCCCGGCGTCGGCCCGAAACTCGCCCAGCGCATCGCCCACGAATTGAAGGACAAGGCGCCGGCGGTCATGGCCCTCGGCGCCCAGGCGAGCTGGCTGGCCGCGCCGCGCGGCGGCGTCGCGGTGGCCGCGGACGCGCCGCCGCCGGCGCAGGAGCCCGCGCCGGACACGGCCGCCGATGCCGCCGCCACCGCGGACGCGCTGTCGGCCCTGATCAATCTCGGCTATGATCGGAGCGAGGCCGCCCGCGCCGTCGCCGAGGCCGCCGCCGAGGCGGAGTCGCCCAGCGCGGAAGGTCTGATCAAGGCCGCGCTGAAGGCGCTCGCCCGTGCGCTCTAG
- the ruvC gene encoding crossover junction endodeoxyribonuclease RuvC gives MRVIGIDPGLRRTGWGVIEVDGDRLRHVADGVCASGEGDLAIRLARLYDDLEAVFAAHAPDAAAVEQTFVNKDAAGTLKLGQARAVALLVPARAGLPVAEYAPNAVKKAVVGVGHADKAQVLHMVRLLLPGVEPASADATDALAIAICHAWSATAQQRRARAVRAVS, from the coding sequence ATGCGGGTGATCGGCATCGACCCGGGCCTGCGCCGCACCGGCTGGGGCGTGATCGAGGTCGACGGCGACCGTCTGCGCCATGTGGCCGACGGCGTCTGCGCCTCCGGCGAGGGCGACCTCGCCATTCGCCTCGCCCGGCTGTACGACGACCTGGAGGCGGTGTTCGCCGCCCACGCGCCCGATGCGGCAGCGGTGGAGCAGACCTTCGTCAACAAGGACGCCGCCGGCACGCTCAAGCTGGGCCAGGCCCGCGCCGTCGCCCTGCTGGTGCCGGCCCGCGCCGGCCTGCCGGTGGCGGAATACGCCCCGAACGCGGTCAAGAAGGCGGTGGTCGGCGTCGGCCATGCCGACAAGGCCCAGGTGCTGCACATGGTCCGCCTGCTGCTGCCCGGCGTCGAGCCCGCCAGCGCCGACGCCACCGACGCGCTGGCCATCGCCATCTGCCATGCCTGGAGCGCCACCGCGCAGCAGCGGCGGGCGCGCGCCGTGAGGGCCGTCTCATGA
- a CDS encoding SapC family protein, translated as MAQQTSIYQQPRALTAERHRDWTIAVQQANYRFAANLVAVPIMASEFGAVALEYPIVFARGGDQAVGPLALVGLRDGENLFVSPEGQWTGRYVPALLRQYPFGFAEGTDTSPSLLCIDEASPLLRQDGTGEALFDANGATTPYLNKIVEFANAMMRARKITQLLGERLKTLDLLSERKLTFTETDGRQSTVSGFATVDREKLHALPAETVQELLTSGVLELIHGHLLSLNCRERLRERLTPRPDNLH; from the coding sequence ATGGCGCAACAGACATCGATCTATCAGCAACCGCGGGCTCTGACGGCCGAACGGCACCGCGACTGGACGATTGCGGTGCAGCAGGCCAACTACCGCTTCGCCGCCAACCTGGTCGCGGTGCCGATCATGGCCTCGGAATTCGGCGCCGTGGCGCTGGAATATCCCATCGTCTTCGCCCGGGGCGGGGACCAGGCCGTCGGGCCGCTGGCCCTGGTGGGCTTGCGCGACGGCGAGAATCTGTTCGTCTCGCCGGAGGGGCAGTGGACCGGGCGCTATGTGCCGGCGCTGCTGCGCCAGTACCCGTTCGGCTTTGCCGAAGGCACCGACACCAGCCCCTCGCTGCTCTGCATCGACGAGGCCTCGCCGCTGCTGCGCCAGGACGGCACCGGCGAAGCGCTGTTCGACGCGAACGGCGCGACGACGCCCTATCTGAACAAGATCGTCGAGTTCGCGAACGCGATGATGCGCGCCCGCAAGATCACCCAGCTCCTGGGCGAGCGGCTGAAAACGCTGGATCTGCTGAGCGAGCGGAAACTCACCTTCACCGAAACCGACGGGCGGCAATCCACCGTCAGCGGTTTCGCGACGGTCGACCGCGAGAAGCTGCACGCCCTGCCGGCGGAGACGGTGCAGGAGTTGCTGACCTCGGGCGTGCTGGAACTGATCCACGGCCATCTGCTGTCGCTGAACTGCCGCGAGCGCCTGCGCGAGCGTCTGACGCCGCGCCCCGACAACCTGCATTGA
- a CDS encoding MFS transporter: MLETTGRAALKRNAVLLASLLFMIIGTGSIYFLVVALKLISAEFDWPRVVPSTAYAMQYLGGGFGGIFMGYLLDRFGMGLPGLFGAVMIGCGAILTSMVTEPWHLYVIYGLMLGFLGRAALFSPLTANITRWFEHKKSAAVGIVGSGQAISGAVWPPVFQVFFDWIGWRETAVWYGLFVLATMLPLLLILRMRPPESDEAGNAPDGAPRPARSPQRSLAGMSPLRMQLTLSIASIGCCVAMSLPLAHIVSHVSDLGYDPANGAAALSVMLSCAALGSFFGVGYLGTRFGGLKAIFIFSSAQAVFLVAFTFAHELPSIFLVAALFGLGYGGILPCYPVIIREYLPAPEVGRRTGVVVLFAGGGMALGSFLGGAVFDRTGSYNLAFLIGAAFNLANLAIIASLIVRTGRHYQPSPTG, encoded by the coding sequence ATGTTGGAAACGACCGGCCGCGCCGCGCTGAAGCGCAACGCGGTGCTCCTAGCCTCGCTGCTGTTCATGATCATCGGCACCGGCAGCATTTATTTTCTGGTCGTCGCCCTGAAACTGATCAGCGCCGAGTTCGACTGGCCCCGGGTGGTGCCCTCCACCGCCTATGCGATGCAGTATCTGGGCGGCGGCTTCGGCGGCATTTTCATGGGCTATCTGCTCGACCGTTTCGGCATGGGCCTGCCCGGCCTGTTCGGCGCGGTGATGATCGGCTGCGGCGCCATCCTCACCAGCATGGTGACGGAGCCCTGGCACCTCTATGTCATCTACGGCCTGATGTTGGGATTTCTGGGCCGGGCCGCCCTGTTCTCGCCGCTGACCGCCAACATCACCCGCTGGTTCGAGCACAAGAAAAGCGCTGCCGTCGGCATTGTCGGCTCCGGCCAGGCGATATCCGGCGCGGTCTGGCCGCCGGTGTTCCAGGTGTTCTTCGACTGGATCGGTTGGCGCGAGACCGCGGTCTGGTACGGCCTGTTCGTGCTGGCGACCATGCTGCCGCTGCTCTTGATCCTGCGCATGCGCCCGCCGGAAAGCGACGAGGCGGGCAACGCCCCCGACGGTGCGCCGCGGCCCGCCCGGTCGCCGCAACGCTCGCTGGCCGGGATGTCGCCGTTGCGCATGCAACTGACGCTCTCGATCGCCTCGATTGGCTGTTGCGTGGCGATGTCGCTGCCGCTCGCCCACATCGTCTCCCATGTCAGCGACCTGGGCTACGACCCCGCGAACGGTGCTGCGGCGCTGTCGGTGATGCTGAGTTGCGCGGCGCTCGGCAGCTTTTTCGGCGTCGGCTATCTCGGCACGCGCTTCGGCGGGCTGAAGGCGATCTTCATATTTTCGTCCGCGCAGGCGGTGTTCCTGGTCGCCTTCACCTTCGCGCACGAACTGCCGTCGATTTTCCTGGTGGCGGCCCTGTTCGGTCTCGGCTATGGCGGCATCCTGCCCTGCTATCCGGTGATCATCCGCGAATACCTGCCGGCGCCGGAAGTGGGCCGGCGCACCGGCGTGGTCGTCCTGTTCGCCGGCGGCGGCATGGCGCTCGGCTCGTTCCTGGGCGGTGCGGTGTTCGACCGGACCGGCTCCTACAACCTAGCCTTCCTGATCGGCGCGGCGTTCAATCTGGCGAATCTGGCGATCATTGCCAGCCTGATCGTGCGCACGGGCCGGCATTATCAGCCGTCGCCGACCGGCTGA
- a CDS encoding TAXI family TRAP transporter solute-binding subunit: MRKFRAFAGKTLSAAAILAAALSASPASAKPDQLTVYGGPLNTSWYIMAGWLATELQKDGVKANSELGGALSNLIQIGRMPENMGFTFAAAAQMAYDGVKPFPGRVDKFCAIQLLQRSFFTAMVTVASGIESAAGLVGKTYSGQAVGNLSQVALSDFFKASGVNEKDIDIAVGGQQFGADGVKDRRFVGFAAMTGIPSPPVMDAATSVPVKFLPVDDALFEKVKALNGGYVRAEIPAGSYPGQDEAVPTFGTFTIMLMNPETSEDDQYFVTKVVHDNWAGLKAAHASTKWLTLENAAKVPGVPLCPGARKYWTEQGAL, translated from the coding sequence ATGCGGAAATTCAGGGCATTTGCGGGCAAGACGCTATCCGCTGCCGCAATTTTGGCCGCCGCGCTGTCCGCGTCGCCGGCCAGTGCCAAGCCGGATCAACTCACGGTGTACGGCGGCCCGCTCAACACCAGCTGGTACATCATGGCCGGCTGGCTCGCGACCGAACTCCAGAAGGACGGCGTCAAGGCCAACAGCGAGCTGGGCGGCGCGCTCAGCAATCTGATCCAGATCGGCCGCATGCCGGAAAACATGGGCTTCACCTTCGCCGCAGCCGCACAAATGGCCTATGACGGCGTCAAGCCGTTTCCGGGGCGGGTCGACAAGTTCTGCGCCATCCAGCTGCTGCAACGCAGCTTCTTCACCGCCATGGTCACCGTCGCCAGCGGCATCGAGTCCGCCGCCGGCCTGGTGGGCAAGACCTATAGCGGCCAGGCCGTCGGCAATCTGAGCCAGGTGGCCTTGTCCGACTTCTTCAAGGCCAGCGGCGTGAACGAGAAGGACATCGACATCGCCGTCGGCGGCCAGCAATTCGGCGCGGACGGCGTGAAGGACCGGCGGTTCGTGGGCTTTGCCGCCATGACCGGCATTCCCTCGCCGCCGGTGATGGACGCCGCCACCTCGGTCCCCGTGAAATTCCTGCCGGTGGACGATGCGCTGTTCGAAAAGGTAAAGGCCCTGAACGGCGGCTATGTCCGGGCCGAGATCCCGGCCGGCTCCTATCCGGGCCAGGACGAGGCCGTGCCCACCTTCGGCACCTTCACCATCATGCTGATGAACCCGGAAACCAGCGAGGACGACCAGTATTTCGTTACCAAGGTGGTGCACGACAACTGGGCCGGCCTGAAAGCCGCCCATGCCTCGACCAAATGGCTGACGCTGGAGAATGCGGCCAAGGTGCCGGGCGTCCCGCTCTGCCCCGGCGCCCGGAAATACTGGACGGAGCAAGGCGCGCTCTAG